A genomic stretch from Haloferax sp. Atlit-12N includes:
- a CDS encoding short-chain fatty acid transporter, which produces MTNAIRQAAERSSKLVEQYLPDAFLFAIILTGVAFVLALVSVAPAENVGMVGHAGNLLLDGWYGGFWNLLSFGMQMTLILMTGYALAQTKPVDWLLTRLAGVPNTERGAAAMVPVVAAGASFVHWGLGLVVGALFARKIATEMRGIDFPIVVAGAYSGFVVWHGGLAGSIPLLLNTEGNFLIEAGILDTTFGTGGTIFTVANLVLVVAVGFLFLPALFALMYPSDDAKKTPIDPAEFETATDGGEQATSGWASTAVPEDASLATRIEHSLGIGVAIGLVGLLAVGLYFFEGIQNGTMPWNNLNLNIVNFGFLFLGLLFHGTPKAYIEAIVEAVENVWGIILQFPFYAGIMGIMAYAPEGSVSLATQIAQGMVAVAPDGTLPAFAFFTAGLVNFFVPSGGGEWAVIGETLVTAAKTSGESIPRVAVAASWGDAWTNMIQPFWAIPLLSISGLSVRDIMGYCVMVLLGAGVLVAVGISVLPM; this is translated from the coding sequence ATGACAAACGCTATCAGGCAGGCGGCGGAGCGCAGTTCGAAACTGGTCGAACAGTACCTCCCCGACGCGTTCCTGTTCGCCATCATCCTGACCGGAGTGGCGTTCGTGCTGGCGCTGGTGTCGGTCGCGCCGGCCGAGAATGTCGGCATGGTGGGGCACGCCGGAAACCTGCTCCTCGACGGCTGGTACGGCGGCTTCTGGAATCTGCTTTCGTTCGGGATGCAGATGACGCTCATCCTGATGACGGGCTACGCGCTCGCACAGACGAAGCCGGTAGACTGGCTCCTGACGCGACTCGCAGGCGTCCCGAACACCGAGCGGGGGGCGGCCGCGATGGTGCCGGTCGTCGCCGCCGGGGCGTCGTTCGTCCACTGGGGCCTCGGCCTCGTCGTCGGGGCGCTGTTCGCCCGGAAGATAGCGACCGAGATGCGCGGCATCGACTTCCCCATCGTCGTCGCCGGCGCGTACTCCGGGTTCGTCGTCTGGCACGGCGGCCTCGCGGGGTCGATTCCGCTGTTGTTGAACACCGAGGGGAACTTCCTCATCGAGGCGGGCATCCTCGACACGACGTTCGGCACCGGCGGGACCATCTTCACCGTCGCCAACCTCGTGTTGGTCGTCGCGGTCGGCTTCCTCTTCCTGCCGGCGCTGTTCGCGCTCATGTACCCGAGTGACGACGCGAAGAAGACGCCCATCGACCCCGCCGAGTTCGAGACGGCGACCGACGGCGGCGAGCAGGCGACGAGCGGGTGGGCCTCCACGGCCGTCCCCGAGGACGCCTCGCTCGCGACGCGCATCGAGCACTCGCTCGGTATCGGCGTGGCAATCGGTCTCGTCGGCCTGCTCGCGGTCGGCCTGTACTTCTTCGAGGGAATCCAGAACGGGACGATGCCGTGGAACAACCTCAACCTGAACATCGTCAACTTCGGCTTCCTCTTCCTCGGCCTGCTGTTCCACGGGACGCCTAAGGCGTACATCGAGGCCATCGTCGAGGCCGTCGAGAACGTCTGGGGCATCATCCTCCAGTTCCCCTTCTACGCGGGCATTATGGGCATCATGGCCTACGCGCCGGAGGGCTCCGTCAGCCTCGCCACGCAAATCGCACAGGGTATGGTCGCCGTCGCGCCCGACGGGACGCTTCCGGCCTTCGCCTTCTTCACGGCCGGTCTCGTGAACTTCTTCGTCCCCTCCGGTGGGGGCGAGTGGGCCGTCATCGGCGAGACGCTCGTCACGGCCGCGAAGACGTCCGGCGAGTCCATCCCGCGGGTCGCCGTCGCCGCCTCGTGGGGTGACGCGTGGACCAACATGATTCAGCCCTTCTGGGCCATCCCGCTGCTCTCCATCAGCGGCCTGTCGGTCCGCGACATCATGGGCTACTGCGTGATGGTGCTTCTCGGCGCGGGCGTGCTCGTCGCCGTCGGTATCAGCGTCCTACCGATGTAA
- a CDS encoding sulfurtransferase, translated as MSNSDYAKDVLVSADWVESHLDEFQSDDAAYRLVEVDVDTEAYDESHAPGAIGFNWESQLQDQTTRDVLTKEDFEDLLGSHGISEDSTVVLYGDNSNWFAAYTYWQFKYYGHEDVHLMNGGRDYWVDNDYPTTDEVPSFPEQDYTAKGPFEDIRAYRDDVEKAVDKGLPLVDVRSPEEFSGEILAPPGLQETAQRGGHIPGASNISWAATVNDDGTFKSADELRDLYADQGIEGDESTIAYCRIGERSSIAWFALHELLGYENVTNYDGSWTEWGNLVGAPVEKGN; from the coding sequence ATGTCAAACTCCGATTACGCGAAGGACGTACTCGTCTCTGCGGACTGGGTGGAGAGCCACCTCGACGAGTTCCAGAGCGATGACGCGGCGTACCGACTCGTCGAAGTGGACGTGGACACCGAGGCGTACGACGAGAGTCACGCCCCCGGTGCCATCGGGTTCAACTGGGAGTCCCAGCTGCAGGACCAGACGACCCGCGACGTGCTGACCAAGGAGGACTTCGAGGACCTCCTCGGCTCGCACGGCATCTCCGAGGACTCCACGGTCGTTCTCTACGGCGACAACTCCAACTGGTTCGCCGCCTACACCTATTGGCAGTTCAAGTACTACGGCCACGAGGACGTTCACCTGATGAACGGTGGCCGCGACTACTGGGTCGACAACGACTATCCGACGACCGACGAAGTCCCGTCCTTCCCGGAGCAAGACTACACCGCCAAGGGTCCCTTCGAGGACATCCGCGCGTACCGCGACGACGTCGAGAAGGCGGTCGACAAGGGCCTTCCCCTCGTCGACGTTCGCTCGCCCGAAGAGTTCTCCGGCGAGATTCTCGCGCCCCCGGGACTGCAGGAGACCGCCCAGCGCGGCGGCCACATCCCCGGCGCGAGCAACATCTCGTGGGCCGCGACCGTCAACGACGACGGCACCTTCAAGTCCGCCGACGAACTCCGCGACCTCTACGCGGACCAGGGCATCGAAGGCGACGAGTCCACCATCGCCTACTGCCGCATCGGCGAGCGCTCCTCTATCGCGTGGTTCGCCCTTCACGAACTCCTCGGCTACGAGAACGTCACCAACTACGACGGCTCGTGGACGGAGTGGGGCAACCTCGTCGGCGCGCCCGTCGAAAAGGGTAACTGA